From the genome of Brassica oleracea var. oleracea cultivar TO1000 chromosome C4, BOL, whole genome shotgun sequence:
NNNNNNNNNNNNNNNNNNNNNNNNNNNNNNNNNNNNNNNNNNNNNNNNNNNNNNNNNNNNNNNNNNNNNNNNNNNNNNNNNNNNNNNNNNNNNNNNNNNNNNNNNNNNNNNNNNNNNNNNNNNNNNNNNNNNNNNNNNNNNNNNNNNNNNNNNNNNNNNNNNNNNNNNNNNNNNNNNNNNNNNNNNNNNNNNNNNNNNNNNNNNNNNNNNNNNNNNNNNNNNNNNNNNNNNNNNNNNNNNNNNNNNNNNNNNNNNNNNNNNNNNNNNNNNNNNNNNNNNNNNNNNNNNNNNNNNNNNNNNNNNNNNNNNNNNNNNNNNNNNNNNNNNNNNNNNNNNNNNNNNNNNNNNNNNNNNNNNNNNNNNNNNNNNNNNNNNNNNNNNNNNNNNNACCTTGATCCTGAATTTCTTTGTCTGGCCTATTGCATCAATGAAACACTGTGGCAATGGAACTTCAATCTCAGCCGCATCTCCACCATTTTCCTAATATAACAAAACACATTCATCAACTTCGTAGACGCTATGATTAACATAAGTGTGAAGATTATAGAAATTTTCATTTATAATCAAAATAACCATTACCTGAACATAAGCATCGATCAACTCTGTTGCTTTCCTGCCTGTGAGATCTTTCCCAGCATCACCGAGAATGATGAACGTGCACTGCTCATCATTATCATAGACAGACAGCTCCACCCGATAGCTGGTTAAAACCAAATGATTAGTATACACATTGTCGCTTGAAAACATATTTGAGAGGAGAAACTTACTTGGCTACTGCAGTAGCATTTTCATTCCCGCATTTTGGACAAAGCAACGTCGTAGGCCCACGGTTTAACTTGGTCTGGCAAACCTTGCAAGCAATGTAATACCACTCAGTGCCAAGCTTGACATCATCAATTGTGGCAATGCAGTCAAAGTAGACAACCTGTAATCACATTCTAAGGGTTGTCAGCAACTCCATTGAGAAAAGTGTTTGATTGTAATAACGGAATGGGATTACCTGAGCAGGCTGACGCTTGATGAAGGTGGCAATCTCACCTATTGTGAGAGTCTCAGCTTTGACCACCTCAACAGGGTTCACCAAAGAAGTTACAGAAGGGTTCGTGGCCAACCTTGCAAAGAATTTCAAGTCAGGCGATCATCAAAGGTGTTAAACGCTTAATAGTCTAAGCTATAGATTGTTTCTTAAAAAATAAAAAACTAACCATGCCAAGTATTCCTTGCTGGGGTCAACCTCTTCATCAAAAAAAACTTTTGAAGAGGACATTGAACTTAGGCACAATTTCCCTGTCAATATAGAAACAGTTAGTGGTAGGTTTAACTAACTGAGTGTGAGTGATGAGGAATTCGTATTTTGAGTGTGAGAGATTACCACCGAGCCTCTTAGGATTGACCGTTGTGACCAATAGAACAGTTGGAGTGGCTGCACTTCCGTCAAACTTGAGGCGGAAACTTTCAGCGGCCTCGTCCCATAAAAAGACGTTCATCACTGGACCGCTGCAGTTAACAAAGATTTGATGTTTAATTTAGGTAAGAAGCATAAATTAGAAAATGAAATTTTTATATTGGTAGAACTACAATAGCTTACTCTTTAAGCTGCAAATGGACCATCACTTTCCGAGAAGCTGAGTCATCATTAGTGCACAAAACCGGACGCTGATGGAGAGCCTGGCCATCAACCAGCTTAAGGTGGCCAACAACATCTACGAAAAACAGTTACACGCAATACAAAGTTAATAGAGTGGAATGGTTAAACATGTTAAGAAAAGGTTTCAACCGTACCGTGAAGATCGCCTCTAAGATCGCAGTTCGCTTCAAATTCAGAAAACGACCGGACCCTGAAGCGCTCTCTCAAAATGCCATCAATGTCTTCTTCATCCTTCGACATGGCAGAAGCGTGTGAGATGCAAATTACCAGCCTCTGATCAGCAACATGGTACATCACCTTGCTGTTGGATGCATAGCAGTTTGTCAGCGTGTAGATGCTCCCACGATGGAGCTCCTTCTCGTACTGGTTGTGACGGTTCTGACCGATGAACCCCTGAGCCAAAGTACCCTACAGAACATAGATACCATATTAAGTCAGTTGAAAGCGTTCACTCCCAAGTGAATAATAAAAGAGGAAAACCACTCAAAGATAAGTTGTTATGTGTATGACACTTATAGTATTTTTTCAGAATTATTAAGATTATAAGCGTCTAAAGCAACAGAGAAAATCTCCAATTTAAACTAATCAATCATTTTTTTCCAGAGTGATTAATATTATAAGCGAGAACAAAAACAAACTTTACATGTATGGTATTACACGAACCCATGTTCTATAATAATCTGATCTCTATCAAACAATTCTCAAGTGAATAATGAAAGTGGAAAACCAATCAAAGATAAGCTAAATCAAGTGTTTTCAGAATGATTAAAATTATAAGCGTTTATAGCAACAGTAACAAATCCCACTAATGAATCGAAGATACGGTAATATAATTCAAACGGATCAATCATTTTTTTTCTCACAAAAAAAAATCAAGTTTTTATTTAATCAATCAAGTTTTTTACGTATCAATCAAGTTGTTATTTTAATCATTCCAGTTTTTGTTTACCAACATACGCTAACATAAAGCGAATCAATCAAGGTTTTTTCCAAAAAGAGATCAAGTTTTTAATTTTAATCAATCAAGTTTCTTACGAATCAATCAACTTTTTTATCTTAACAACCAAGTTTTTGTTTTCCCACATACGGAAACATCAAACGAATCAATAAAAAAATTTCCCAAAAATAGATCAAGTTTTTATTTTTATCAATCATACGCTAACATCTCAACCTAATGGACGCCAATCTAACTAAAAATGAAGACATACCTCCGTAT
Proteins encoded in this window:
- the LOC106338009 gene encoding uncharacterized protein LOC106338009, which encodes MSKKIAIHTGESSPPLLFRQVSPGPSDSTLQFRLLHFWDARKNVKGGPEILLGIEMLMIDTEGTLAQGFIGQNRHNQYEKELHRGSIYTLTNCYASNSKVMYHVADQRLVICISHASAMSKDEEDIDGILRERFRVRSFSEFEANCDLRGDLHDVVGHLKLVDGQALHQRPVLCTNDDSASRKVMVHLQLKDGPVMNVFLWDEAAESFRLKFDGSAATPTVLLVTTVNPKRLGGNLSHSKYEFLITHRQESNRVDRCLCSGKWWRCG